A window of Oryctolagus cuniculus chromosome 2, mOryCun1.1, whole genome shotgun sequence genomic DNA:
CCTATTCATTTTTGCATCCCGCAAGAAATGGTAACCTTCATTAGAGTAAAAGCCACAATTTAACCATTATGCCTCCTTCAAACGTTATCTTACCGAAGTCATACAACACCATCtacttattgaataaataaatgaagcagcTCTTGTCTTTTAACTTATATAGAACTTTGAATCTTTCAAAGCTTCCAAGGTGACTAAGGGCATATTGTAGgcactcattaaatatttgttgaactaagAATAGGacaaaattgcatttttttataagatttacatGATGATATACAGTAGTACAAATCCGATggagtataaattttaaaattccattgtaCTAAATGTATCTGAACAGTTAATCTCAAAATGTACAAAAACATGTTTACGGTAGAAGCAAAACTCTCATaggaaatattccaaaattcatTATATACATCTCCCTAGGAAAGACTTTTCTAGAAAAGTCCTATTGCTAAGTCTCTCAAGTCTCCAGTCACTAATTAttctatgaaggaaaaaaaaaacatatataaacTAATAACAAGATTTAGTATAATTTCCAAAAAGGCAAAAAGTATCAATGAAATactaagaatgagaaaaaaatactttaagaaaaCAGTTACAGATAAATACAATATTGCTATAAATACAAGTTCATAAAAATAATATCCTTGTTGATtaaaaaaacaatgttaaaaataaagaaggaaagttatcagcaaaagataaataaaactttaagcaGAACAGGGAATAGTActagaagtttttaaaatgaaaaagatgaaaaacaatTCTTCATGACActaaaaattttgtaaatatgccaaagaaattttgaaattattttgaaaaataattaggCATCTTCCATCTTACTTTTCTAGGATGATCCCATATTTCATGGGGTGGATTATATTGAAATATACTTTGCAGTTATTTCTTAGAAGATACAATGGCTAAGAATCTTGAAGGACAAAATACGGTTCTGTTGTTAAAATGAGTAAATCCAAGTTACttttggaaaacagtaaaagTATGAAATGAGGAtgatataaagaattaaaaatgaacttcACATTCTATTTTCCACTCAtgacagtctttaaaaaatatgtgtgtatattttcaggtcaattatatatatatttttaatcaccATGAGGTTTTTAATTCTGACATATTGGTTATAGTATTATTTTTAGTTATCCTGAGGATAATAAAGGCCATTCTTTTCAGTTTTGATTCACCTTTCAAAAGAGACTATTACACCTCTAAAATTTTAATTACTGATATTAGATATTTGAActtttaatcattacatataGGTATTACTGAAATGGGTGTTTTAAAGTTATTCAGTTAAATAATTGAAATGGGGGCATAAaatcattaatttattaaaactCTAGAATTTAATAActgctttttaatatttaacataagACCTAATactatttagttttaaaataagtttCTTCAGACAGAATTCATCAACTCCCCCCACCCTAAAATATATGTAACAATGCAATCATGACAACATATtcttaaatttccaaattcaaccCAGCATGCTTTCACATCAAAAAGTAAACAATCAGCACTCCCACATCTCCTTAATATTTTGCATTATCTGGCAGTTATTAGTAGGCACAGAGTTGGAAATGGCTATGTTGCCATTACAGCATCCACATCTTATTTTTGGTAAGTTCTAAAGTCTCCTTAGGCACCAATGTCAGGTCACTATTAGCTGGGTAAAGCAATTTCCATTTGCATTCTGAGGTTAGCATTATATAACAATAACTTGTGTAAGACTCAATATAGCTTATCTGTGGAAAGGAATTCACATCCTTACATCTGTAGAAATAAATTCTACTTCTAAGAAAAGAACTATTCAACAAACCtgatttattgaaataaattatatcaCTCTTCAAATAAGCAGTCTCAAGGTGATTCCAAAGCAGTACCAAAGGCTATAAGAACTTGATTGTGGATGTGAGTCTGACAGCCAAGGATTATGTTATAGCAATTTAGCAatgaaatagttatttttttctatactGGTCTCAGAGTTATTATCAAgagaataaatacatacattggCCTTTAGTGATTAATTTTTAGTTATTCACTTGGTCATCTTTATGAAAACTTTATTAGATTTATCAAATGCAAGTgcagaaaataaaactttaatattaatgatatattttaaagaaactgtCTATACTAAATATGTTTTTATGTCCTTGAAATTCTGGATACATTAAGAGGTGGGGAAGTACACTAGCACATTTGGAAACACCTAATTACATGAGTTTCATACTAGGTGCCAAGAAATCAGGTTGtccaaatattttagaaataaaattgaaccAGCTGCTCTTTTTCTACCTGTTATCTTGTACTTTACTCAAGGCACCTacaatgaaactttttaaaattaagtagagAAAAACTTACCTAGTTGGGATTTTGAAAAATAGTTTGCCATTTGTCCACTGTTGCAAGACTGTCGTTTATGTCTTTTTGTTGAAATTTCTGTGGTCTTCCAAGGtggtctttttcttttgttcaatTTGCTAATAACTTCAGAACTATCAGGAGGATTCTTGTCAAAGCTAACAAATTTACTTAATTTACTATTGTCAAGCTGGTCAGTGAATTTATCATTTGAAGGACTATTTGCTttagtattttctatttctttagtttgctttttaaaagaattctgccTAGCAGAATGGGACCTTAAAGTAAAGCGCTTTGATTCTTCTAAATGAGTCTGATGATTACTTCCACTGTCAATAGATTCAGGGGAATAAATGACTGTATTTAGTTTAAAAGTGTTTCTGTGCTCAAGATAGTTGATCTTCCTCAAAAATATCCTACaatcttttaaagtttttgaccTCCAATTATTTGAGCATACACTTCCTGGTCTTGGTTccctttcaaaatctttttggcTGCAATCTGTTCCAGTCTCCTTTGCTTCTGACTTAAATTTACTCTCTATATTAGAATGTGTTTTAAGGTCAGGGattgccatctgctgctgcaaAAAGTCATCCCTGATCTCAGGTGGCACAATACACGAATTATCTACTGCATTTTCCCCTTCAAGTGGGATGTCAGTATTTGTCCTCCCCCCAGTCTTACTTAAAAACTGATTCTGGCAGAAAAATCTTAAGTTCCTCCTTTTAGAGTTCCAATCAACTGTTCCATGGCTGTGCAGCTTACCCTCTCTTCTCCACCTCTCATGGTGTAACCCCTTAAACTCAGTTCTTTTTAATCTAGCTAGTGTTAAATTACTCTTAATATTCAAGAGCGGAGAGCTAACCATTTTATGTAGTATATGCAACTTCCCTGCTGACTTTGAGGGAGAAGAGAgtgcaaattttttaaagtgctttctAAAGGGGCTGTTATTAAAATCAGAATATTTGGTACCTAATTTAATTCCCCTGGTATTTATTACTTCCAAAGGGTTTCGAGCATTTGCTTTCCTAACTAGTGAAAGAGATTGTGTTTCTGTTGTTTGCATAAACCAGGTAGAGAGTTCATTCAAatcatattttttctgaaaaagcaTTTTTACAGGTGAAACTTCAAGTTCTAACAGACATGTTTCCAGAGGTTTTGCTATTTTGAAATTatcattttcagcatgttgtcTTTTTTTATGAACACAGTTTTCAGCTTCATCTCCACTCACTTGTACCCAAGCATTTGCTATTTGCTCAAATCTGTTGTTTAATTCCTCTAATAAGGAATCATTGGAAGTAGATGTAGCCCACCACCTGAGCAAAGGGTTTGATGAAATTATAGGGTCCAAGGAGACTTCTGAAGTGGACACTAAATTGTTATCGTCCAAACACTTTTTTGCATTCCTTGAATATCTAGTTCCTGGGGTATCTTTTGAAGCTATTTTTATCCTTGACTGcctatgttttttcttctgactTTTACCTTTCTGCAAATGGAGCTTGTATGACTTATGAAGTACAGCATTTCTATAAaaaagtgaactagaagatgctAATGAATGTAAGAAATGTAGAGATGGTTTTCTGTCCCTAATAGAATGTCTCAAAGGTACTGCAGCAACCATACTTTTTGATCCATTCTTACACGTGTCAACTGCAGTGTGCCTTACGTTATCCATCTTACTGCATTGTTGATCAAACTTTTCTTCAGGCAGAGCTTTTTCTAACATAGTCTCCTTTTCTAAAGGAGGTAAGCAGCTGCTAATACTTACTTCTCTTTCCTGAGGTGAAATTCTATTAATAGTCACAGAGATGCCAGAGATTTTCACTTTTGCAGGCCTACCAGGCTTTCTAATTATTGCCAATGGCTTTTGATTTGGTCGAATAATGTTCTTGGAAGGCTGAGGTATCACAGACTTGTTTTTGATAGGTCTAACATATTCAAAGCCTGACTCCAAGATCTCACTTTCAGTAGTCAAACTTGACATAGCACTTACCCTTTCACTTAAGTCAATTTCATGTTCTCTAATATTTCTGAGACTATTATATTCAGTTGGAAACTCAGCAACATTATTTAAAGACCTAATATtgcttttgtttgcatttccttcaGAAACATGTCTTTTAGTTCTTCTTGATCTGCCATAAATAACAGTTACTGTAATACTCTTTTTGTAAATACCTTCCTTTACTTCTGATATGAGAGATTCTGAGCTCTTTCTTTCAGTATTAAAGGACTCATTTTGGCAAATGGTGATGTCTGTTTGATCAATTTTAGGCTTTGGTGGTCTTCCAATTGGTCGCTTAACCTGTTTCACAACTTGGGGACCTATTTTTTTAGGTCTAcctggttttcttttaaaagatgaatcAATAATACCACTTGAATTTTCCTTACATTCTTCTTGTGGCTTATCACTTTTTATATCATTAACAAACATTTCAGAAGATTCTGCAGCTTCTTTTGTACAATTAAATTTGTTTAATTCTCTTTGAAGAGTGTCATTATCATAATGGTTAGAACCATAATTTTCATACTTAGCATTTGGGGTATCctcatttgtttctctttttttcccaattCCACGATGTGTTACACGTTTTTCAGAAGGAACGTCAGCATTTGATTGAGATGTATCAACTGAAGTTAAAGTATATTTGACTCCTTCATTGCTTTTAACCTCAGATAAAAACATGAGTTTAATAGGACTAGAATAGTTGGGTACTGAAGAGCTTTCCACACCTTCATATTTTTTTGATACATTTTCAGCATTGGAAATCAAGCTACCCATATCTGAAGTAGACTTTTTCAGATTATCAAGTCTTTTgttatttaaatctactgtagGCATACAATGACTTTTGATAATATTGTTGGATGTTACCAGAGACTTTGTTAAACTCTGCTCTTTGCATGCCACTCTACTTAGATTAAGATTCATATTTCTCCCAGAATTTTGGTCTTTACCATCAACTTCTATCACTTTCTTAGATGCTTTATATCCTTCTGATAATGACTGATTATTCCAAGACTTTTTGGCCATATTTATTGTATCTTCCAAACGTTCCACAACAACTTGCAAATTAGAACTCATTGCAATTTTGTTTAGGTCTATATTGTGTGAGCTTTCAATCTGAATATTTttcacaagttcttttttttttgtggattCAGATACTCTTTTGGCCTTAGGAGATTTTTTGAAAACGTAATTATTTGTTACATATATAGAATACCACCCTGGAGGCACAATATTTCGTTTATTTCTGTTTAGAGGTTCAGGAACATCACTTCTCAAAGGAGTTTGAAAAGTCTCTAATTTTGGATTCTCCCAATGATTTTGCACAATCATTTTTCCAGTTGCAGATTTCTCTTGTGACTTTCTTATGTTCATTTTCTCAGGTGAAGTTGCTTTAAAGCTTTCTGAAAATGCATCAAAAGCCGAGTTAGTTTCTAAACTGCGAAGAGGTAGTTGCAATGAATGTAATGCATAATTTGGTGAAAATGATGTTTCTGCATGATTTTTAACTTCAAAGCTTTTAGAATTTTGTAAACAAGGCCCCTGGCAATGGCAGAATTCTTCTTTGTCCGATGAAAATATCTCATCACTGTGCATcaatttccttgaatttttttcactgtatttttttctaataaaactttCATCAAGACTAGCAAGTTCTCTTTTTATCTGTAAAGACTGCCTTCTAAACATGGGTGAGTCAGGAGAACTGTGCATTGCAAATAAGGTTTCTTGACGCTTTCGAAATCTTGtctgaataattttattttctacattttcatcATGTTGACTCAGTAATTCCATAAAACTGTAATCACTGGCCTTTGCATTATGCAAGAGAGAGGTTATTAAATCTCCCAACTTGAAATCATAATCTGCATTACAATCACTGCTAGATAATTTTATAAGGTTTGTTGTATCTGTGGTTtctattgattttaatttttcattaatgcGATCCATTAAATCTTCGAAAATGAAACCAGATTCACCTTTTTCATGATTTTTGGTACAATTATTGCTGTCATCCAAGAGCAAAAAATCAgagttacttatttttttagttttatatattttaccttCATGATCACACTTGTTGATGCTTATTTCTGCTGGTGTGAGAGATGGAGGCTGGTTAATATTTGTTTCAAGTTTGTTATTTTCTAAGCCTGAAAGCTCTGAGATGACATCCTTTAACTTTTCAGTTCCTTCAGTCTGTACAGGTGACAatggtgggggtgaggggcttCGAGATCTACAAAGATCTTTAAGACTTACTGAAAGATCACACAATTCCCTTGACAAAAGAGGACTATGAAAGGTGGATTTTGTAGAGTGAACGTTTGGTAGTGGTCCAGAACAGCACCTGTGAGAATTATAACCATTTGCGATTTCTCTATTCACTACTGTCTTAATATGTTCAACAGTTACAGTTTGGCAAGATAAACAATGTAAATCTTTAATACAGACTGGCAGAGGCCCTAAACCAGGGCTCTGTCTTTCATTTTGTAAGCACCCTCTTTCTGCCAGTCTGTATTCACAACTACAGAACAGACTATGTATATCATCTTCAATTAGGGGCTTTTGAGATTCTGAAGACACAGAACATGATGCATTAcaacaaaaaagagaagcagTACTCTGCTCTTGGACTATACATTTCAACATAGCCAAAACTTGTTGCTGGTGATGTATGCACAAAGATTCCAAAACTTTGCTTaatgctgatttttctttttccattttagtaGCTTCCTCTGATTTTGCATCAACAGttgaactaaaaataaaaatcaaacaaaaaaatgaattacAGCAAAAATACCATCATAAGGAGTCATAATTTTAACAGAGTTGAATAAAAGATATTTTGGTACTGTTGGACTCCTATAAAAACTACAACAATGACATCTTCATTATTGTTTAGCAAAAATGTAATGAAGCACTGATGATAATTAACTTCTTGTGATGAagtttaagaattaaaataaggCCCTAATTTTGCAGAAATATAAAAGCTAATGATTACACATGgctataattatatattaatatttagtgTCTTGATATATTAAGAATATTTAATGGAAAGTGCTTCAGGAGTTACCATTTTTATCAACATTTTATAAGTTATTTTGAAACTACCAGTCAAATTAGTGCAAATATGGAAAAAAGATGTAGAagtataaaatctttatttaaagtaatttttaaggcagtgaaaatgaaattaataaaagagAGCTCTACATAGTCACAAGGAAAATTAAGGGATTTAGATTTAATATAAATAACAGAATATCTTTCCTAAGATTAAGCTGCAGGCATTTTaacctaataaaataaaaaatggaagctatttaaaaatgaaatctactCTTAATTGATTTTAAATACTCAAGTAATTACATGAAACTAAAGTCATTACATTACTTACCTAATTATTAAATTTCAAATGCTGGAAAATGCCCCTCTGCAGAAACTAACATACATCTAATTTAACTAAAACCCAGGAATGCTTATCAACCAATTACAGAAGGctacaaaaatatctttttaatccAATACCAGCAGCAAGAAGAGTAAAATCCATTAAAAGAATTCTGTTTCAGAAAAGTATCTATTTTAATTAAACATATCACCAAACTCTGTACATGAAAACAGCCTTTCACTTGTGATTTGTtatatttgttgttgtttatagTTCCTGGtttgttgaaattttattttcagttggaATTGAGATATGTTGATTATAAACTGCCATTGAAAAAATTATGTTGCTAAAGACTATTCTCAAATATACTAAAAATCCAAGGAtgtttcatttaaaacaaaaagtggaattaatctttttattttactccCTAGAACTGGCATAAGCTGTTCCATAGATAGAAGTATGcaacatttcatttaaatttataaaagtatGCTATTTGAGTAGCAAAATTATCAAAGTTTGAACATTTGATTAAaacttttcaggaaaaaaatttaactttacCAGATTCAACCAACATTTCGCTAAAACTAGCAAATGATGTGACATCAAGAAGCTATCAAAGTGAGAAGAGATGTGAAATTGCAATACAACTTTTTATGCCCACTGCTGCCTACACATAGATTAAGATAGGACATTACCCCAGTTCCTTtgcctttttgaaaattttgtaatGGTTAGAAGTGTAAAATGATATAACTGACACCCAGGATTCAGtattagaaagttaaaaaaaaatgagaacaaaatcAAGAGGAAATGTtaactataaaatattaagatataattatacttttttccagcaaattaaaaatttcacataagcaaaagaaaataaaaatcttctaataAATGTATTTCAATGGTTTTTCTAATAAATGTGTTTTAATGGTTTTAAGTGATATTATGACCTGTTAAACATGTTAAAATGAGAACTGACATGTTTCTTAGAAAAATATGCTGCACTGTATTGTAAAGATTAGTATTATTTTGTAAGTTACTGAAATGTTCAAAGGCTTCTGTTAATAACGACATAACAGAAGAAATATCAAGGTGTCTGGtggtaaataatcttaaaaaagttacAATTTCAATGTGATTAAATATGAAAACCTCTCAAGTTTTACAACCCTTTTCTGATATTCCAAGGTTTTCTATAGTTTTAAGAGTTTTTCTGATTCATTTTATTACTTTCAGGAATGGAATTTCAAAAATACCACAGTGGCCAGTATTTAATTCTATATTAATAGCTTAATAAATATATCTAGATATTAAGATGAGATTACATTTTACAGATCACATATGAGATAAGTAAGTTTTCAGTAAGTTCTATAATATGCTCATCTGGCTTCAGATTTCTTGCATGttagaatttcaaagaaaaaccCACCATTTGAGTAAATAATACATGTTAGTCCCCAATCTAGAATTTATTCTCAAGTGATTACGAAAAACTTCTAAAACTGTTTTTCTCATATATCCCTTGTTTTAatggttaaaattttattttttccacttcGATTTATAAACCAACATATCCTGTCTACTTCTTTTTGTGCTTTACTATTCATTTTCCCATTAGAAGCTTGTTACTGAAATATGTCTATGGAAAAAGTAAATTTCTAATACTGATTTTAATAAAACTGCTTCCTAGTAGGGAATCAAAGAAGTCAGTATAGTCAgggtttttcttttcacttttttgtttttcttttactgaataagtaaatcaatcaCACACCAACAGTGCTGTAAATTTAAGTGCAAAAGCATTGAAGTGCTTTACTACAAATTACAACCTAGAAACACGTTAACTGAACAATTAAAATTCATACAATCAGATTTAGATATATAACAACACAAAGTAGGAACAGAATTACAGTACATTTACAACACAAGACAGATACATGAATTCATTAGAAAATATTGTAATAAATAATTCATGAATTATAGTGCAATTGATTTATGCATAAATATAACTAATTGCCTAACAATCAGTTTATATTAACAAAATCTGTCAAAATCAAGGCAGCCACAGAGTTTTACTAAATTACTGCGACAATGGAAATActgcaattaaaaaacaaatacaagtatTTGTACTGTAAACAACTAAAAAAATCAGTCTCACTAAAGTTAGTatacaatttaatataaaattgtcATTAGCTACCAGAAATGGTTTAAACAACTTTACTGAGCAGTAGTTTTCTAAAAACAGAggcactgttttttcttttccttctttttaaattttaaatataaaatacttgaGGAACATTCAAATAAGTGGAAAGCACATACAGGTTGCTTTCACCTTCATTAAAAGACTGCTGAAACTGGATTTTTCAGAAAAGTGTCAATTAACAAGTAGTAACTGGTAACTAAATTTataaagtactttgaaaatttaacaTAAAGAACATCTTAATAGAATCACTGGGTAGAAGGGGAACCCATAAATTTCCCTGCCTTTCCTAGTTTGTATAATCAAAAAGTTAACTCAATAATagaaacattttgtttcttttaaaagttatgGGTTGATCATTACCTATAAactatcaaaaaatattttaatttactatttctgaccaaaaataaataatacaagtaCTAAAATGCTGTAAATTAATTATAACATTACCTATAAAACTACTGATCACTGTGAAGTCAATAGCAAAATGATCCCTGATTTATGAATCCTGTAAAGTTTTTGGTCAGGTCATCTTTAAATGATATAAAAGTGTTCTGTAAGTTTCCCTTTACTATAAACTTCTCAATCAATTTATTAATGTAAATATAGTGTgaggaataaaaaatacaatataaacaTTATGTAATGCAGTCAAGCCCCCAAAGTTCTACAAGTAAAATTCTGTATAAAGAGGTcaataaaattgttttgaaacaTTTACTTTACTGTTAACTTTGTTTTTcagtggggggggaggggaaatatattaaataatccaAGTTCTGGCCCTCACAAAATATGgcttaattctttaaaaagaaagatgaccCTGACATCTGCTGTTTTGTAATctattatgtatattttcttgggggaaaaaaaaaagagcaagaggaTTCATACCCTAGTATGCAGGTAACATTAATAGCTGAAGAGGGTTCAGTATAGATCTCAGAGACCAATTATAGCTACTTAATTGTATAGTTTCTCACTCTTCAGTTTCTTTAAACATATATAAGCAGTTTTTCAGTTTAATAGCTGAAAATCTCTTTAGTATTTTATGTATATGTGATTattaaatacacacaaacacaagtgTAGAAACACAAGTATTTGACAAGGTGcacttacttttttaaattcaGCTATTATTATTCCTTTTGGATTTAGGAAAACTGGCTTAGAAAAATGATTAGAACCTGAATTTTAACAGAGAAAAGGGGCACTcaggaattttgaaaatataaagcaaatcCTCATTCTTTATAGAGAGGCACATGCTTTATAATACTTTACAACTGAAACTGCATATTCCATAAATCCAACATGGATACTTTGACTCATACTTTTTAAAACTGCTATATAAAAATCACTGGTCTCTCTCAGGAATCTAGTAAAAGTTAAAATGCACTGCCCAGCTTCTAACTACCCAGTTAGTAGAGAGTTTACATTACTGAAAGTTCAAAACAGCTTCAGtgttaaatatttgtaaatctaTTCAAGACCCTGAACAAACTGCAAATTTGGTTATTAGCAAAATGATAATGTATCGCCCACCAAAATGAAATCTGTAATTCATTTTGATAaactgaaaatgttttgaaatgtcaCAGCAGCAAATATATTAAAGTTACACTGAGGTTTTTCAACAGGAGTGTGTCACAAtccttaaattttaaagtagtcatAACATCAACTAACCAGCACATTTAAACCAAAGTTATCATTCTCAAGCTTTTTCTGTGCACATTATAAACATGCTCTAAGTTGCATTCCAACTTTCTTTTCTAACCTTACACATTagcttatttttcaaatgaaaaacaaaattaaataattaaatttaaattactttttgttCTTAGTATTCCATCTTATATTAAAAGATTCTATAGCTGCTGGGGTTAACTATgtgtcagttttttcttttaaaagtatataccTTATAaaccccaacttcctgctaaatcAACTAgtaaatgataaatattaaaatttcattatacATATCCTTTAAggttttcttttctattcctgGGGATGCACTTGAgtgcatttcatattttatagaaTGCACTGTAGTGTACTAATACTGTATATATTAATGTTTCTTAATATGAGAGTTTCTTTATTTCAGATTTGATGGTTGTTTGACATACTTACAATAAATGTAAGTATGctatataaaaatgtttacaaagtGTTAATATCATATTTCCATTATAAGATGGTTCAACTGAATGGCTGGAATGGTCTTTCACTAATAAAAATGTTTCACTTGACAATTACTTGTTTTCCCACAACGCTTTATGCTATTGACTACTAAAGAAAACCTGAATCTTTTTCACCTATTTATACAAGGATTAAATACAAACTACCAGAATTAAGTAAGCAACTATATAATTCTGTCCACAGTGAAAACcctgaataaaacttttttttcaaaaggcatgTAAGTGGTTTTTGATCTGTAAAATTTCATGTCTCCTGTCAGAGTGAGCATTTGTAATtcccacatgtgtgtatatagacacacaaatacacacctgtgcacatacacacacgcaaatacacacacacacacattttcctaaCAAGTAATCTACACAGGCTTGCTGCTGTTTTTGCAGCTGCCAGTCCCTGAATCTGTCGTATGATATAACCCAGTGTCTGGTAATCGTAGTTTCTTCTTCGGAGGAGTCTTCAGTGTTCCAGATCTTTCTTTTACCTTGTATTCTAAAGTGCTGTGAGGTACCCCATAAATTCCTTGTGCT
This region includes:
- the LCORL gene encoding ligand-dependent nuclear receptor corepressor-like protein isoform X3; protein product: MDKGRERMAAAAAAAAAAAAAQCRSPRCAAERRGFRRELDSWRHRLMHCVGFESILEGLYGPRLRRDLSLFEDCEPEELTDWSMDEKCSFCNLQREAVSDCIPSLDSSQSTPTEELSSQGQSNTDKIECQAENYLNALFRKKDLPQNCDPNIPLVAQELMKKMIRQFAIEYISKSGKIQENRNGSIGPSLICKSIHMNQAENSLQEEQEGPLDLTVNRMQEQNTQQGDGVLDLSTKKTSIKSEESSISDPSSENSMAGSTVDAKSEEATKMEKEKSALSKVLESLCIHHQQQVLAMLKCIVQEQSTASLFCCNASCSVSSESQKPLIEDDIHSLFCSCEYRLAERGCLQNERQSPGLGPLPVCIKDLHCLSCQTVTVEHIKTVVNREIANGYNSHRCCSGPLPNVHSTKSTFHSPLLSRELCDLSVSLKDLCRSRSPSPPPLSPVQTEGTEKLKDVISELSGLENNKLETNINQPPSLTPAEISINKCDHEGKIYKTKKISNSDFLLLDDSNNCTKNHEKGESGFIFEDLMDRINEKLKSIETTDTTNLIKLSSSDCNADYDFKLGDLITSLLHNAKASDYSFMELLSQHDENVENKIIQTRFRKRQETLFAMHSSPDSPMFRRQSLQIKRELASLDESFIRKKYSEKNSRKLMHSDEIFSSDKEEFCHCQGPCLQNSKSFEVKNHAETSFSPNYALHSLQLPLRSLETNSAFDAFSESFKATSPEKMNIRKSQEKSATGKMIVQNHWENPKLETFQTPLRSDVPEPLNRNKRNIVPPGWYSIYVTNNYVFKKSPKAKRVSESTKKKELVKNIQIESSHNIDLNKIAMSSNLQVVVERLEDTINMAKKSWNNQSLSEGYKASKKVIEVDGKDQNSGRNMNLNLSRVACKEQSLTKSLVTSNNIIKSHCMPTVDLNNKRLDNLKKSTSDMGSLISNAENVSKKYEGVESSSVPNYSSPIKLMFLSEVKSNEGVKYTLTSVDTSQSNADVPSEKRVTHRGIGKKRETNEDTPNAKYENYGSNHYDNDTLQRELNKFNCTKEAAESSEMFVNDIKSDKPQEECKENSSGIIDSSFKRKPGRPKKIGPQVVKQVKRPIGRPPKPKIDQTDITICQNESFNTERKSSESLISEVKEGIYKKSITVTVIYGRSRRTKRHVSEGNANKSNIRSLNNVAEFPTEYNSLRNIREHEIDLSERVSAMSSLTTESEILESGFEYVRPIKNKSVIPQPSKNIIRPNQKPLAIIRKPGRPAKVKISGISVTINRISPQEREVSISSCLPPLEKETMLEKALPEEKFDQQCSKMDNVRHTAVDTCKNGSKSMVAAVPLRHSIRDRKPSLHFLHSLASSSSLFYRNAVLHKSYKLHLQKGKSQKKKHRQSRIKIASKDTPGTRYSRNAKKCLDDNNLVSTSEVSLDPIISSNPLLRWWATSTSNDSLLEELNNRFEQIANAWVQVSGDEAENCVHKKRQHAENDNFKIAKPLETCLLELEVSPVKMLFQKKYDLNELSTWFMQTTETQSLSLVRKANARNPLEVINTRGIKLGTKYSDFNNSPFRKHFKKFALSSPSKSAGKLHILHKMVSSPLLNIKSNLTLARLKRTEFKGLHHERWRREGKLHSHGTVDWNSKRRNLRFFCQNQFLSKTGGRTNTDIPLEGENAVDNSCIVPPEIRDDFLQQQMAIPDLKTHSNIESKFKSEAKETGTDCSQKDFEREPRPGSVCSNNWRSKTLKDCRIFLRKINYLEHRNTFKLNTVIYSPESIDSGSNHQTHLEESKRFTLRSHSARQNSFKKQTKEIENTKANSPSNDKFTDQLDNSKLSKFVSFDKNPPDSSEVISKLNKRKRPPWKTTEISTKRHKRQSCNSGQMANYFSKSQLGKFFST